Proteins encoded in a region of the Trypanosoma brucei gambiense DAL972 chromosome 6, complete sequence genome:
- a CDS encoding ribosomal protein L15, putative translates to MGAFMYMNELWKKKSSDVMRFIQRVRAWEFRHQHTIVRLRRPTRPEKARMVGYKTKQGYVVFRVRVRRGGRKRPVHKGITYGKPNTAGVLGRKLNKNNRVVAEQRLGKKYGNLRVLNSYWVNADSTFLWYEVVAVDPMHRTIRRDPRINWIVNAVHKHREQRGLTSAGRKHRGLRQKGHKASKLRPSRRAAWRRNNRMVFLRKR, encoded by the coding sequence ATGGGGGCGTTCATGTACATGAATGAGCTATGGAAGAAGAAGTCTTCCGATGTGATGCGCTTCATCCAGCGTGTTCGTGCGTGGGAATTCCGTCACCAGCACACCATCGTACGTCTGCGTCGCCCCACACGTCCTGAAAAGGCCCGTATGGTTGGCTACAAAACCAAACAGGGTTATGTTGTGTTCCGCGTGCGTGTGCGACGTGGTGGACGCAAGCGCCCCGTACACAAGGGTATCACATACGGTAAACCCAACACTGCTGGTGTGCTCGGCAGGAAATTGAACAAGAACAACCGCGTTGTGGCCGAACAGCGTCTTGGAAAGAAGTACGGAAACCTACGCGTGCTCAACTCCTATTGGGTAAATGCGGACTCGACATTCCTGTGGTATgaagtggtggcggtggaCCCGATGCACCGCACCATTCGCCGTGACCCGCGCATCAATTGGATCGTCAACGCTGTTCACAAGCACCGTGAGCAACGTGGTCTTACATCTGCGGGTCGCAAGCACCGTGGGCTACGGCAGAAGGGCCACAAGGCCTCCAAACTCCGCCCGTCTCGCCGTGCAGCGTGGCGCCGCAACAACCGTATGGTGTTCCTCCGCAAGCGTTAG
- a CDS encoding V-type ATPase, C subunit, putative, translating to MAVESDVLPPLTRLPPDEALSFIWKITRSILILVFVIFAVIPALCGTVYPPFSALWDVIAAISPYTWGSVGIGIGISLSIGGAAWGILTTASSLSGAAIRAPQIRSKNLISIIFCEAVAIYGVILSIIMMGKMEADGKAVDSSGIFTYRAAAAGFTLFAAGLAVGLGNMCCGIAVGVVGSSCAIADAHSSSLFVKILVIEIFASALGIFSVIVGILMAQKAVMV from the coding sequence ATGGCGGTTGAATCCGATGTGTTGCCTCCGCTAACGCGCCTCCCTCCTGATGAGGCCCTCAGTTTTATCTGGAAGATAACCCGATCAATTTTAATACttgtttttgtcattttcgcAGTGATCCCTGCATTATGTGGCACCGTGTACCCTCCTTTTTCAGCTTTGTGGGATGTCATAGCTGCGATATCTCCATACACATGGGGTTCCGTGGGAATAGGTATCggtatttccctttccatcgGTGGTGCGGCATGGGGAATATTGACAACTGCTTCGTCTCTTAGCGGAGCGGCAATCCGTGCACCTCAGATACGGAGCAAGAATCTTATATCCATAATTTTTTGTGAAGCTGTTGCCATCTATGGTGTTATCTTATCCATTATTATGATGGGTAAGATGGAAGCAGATGGAAAAGCAGTGGACAGCAGTGGGATCTTCACTTATCGTGCAGCTGCAGCTGGTTTTACGCTTTTTGCAGCTGGTTTGGCAGTTGGTCTTGGGAATATGTGCTGCGGAattgctgttggtgttgtcgGGAGCAGTTGCGCCATTGCTGACGCTCATAGCAGCTCACTATTCGTGAAGATACTTGTAATTGAGATTTTTGCTTCAGCACTTGGTATATTCTCCGTTATTGTTGGTATTCTCATGGCCCAAAAGGCGGTGATGGTATAA
- a CDS encoding CYC2-like cyclin, putative yields MSERDKQRRSLERERMATVIFSYISHLMRTHEEETTVADEFIPSTRFFRTETLPNISLIHYVRRVVEHMNCSPEAYIFALAYIRRLFVAGFPLHTHSIYRLLLTAVVVATRVRDDFLFSKKYYSKVGGVTACDLNMMEIHFLADLLEYRVEVSPDEYRVLCNEITALLSSEVSKFDGNSSNPNNDTAAEGVASIQEPVGNSKPRWMSECCLYW; encoded by the coding sequence ATGTCGGAAAGGGACAAGCAGCGAAGGTCGCTGGAGCGGGAGCGCATGGCGACTGTCATTTTTTCGTATATTTCCCATTTGATGAGGACacatgaagaagaaacgacagTTGCTGATGAGTTCATTCCATCAACGAGGTTTTTTCGTACAGAAACTCTACCAAACATATCACTTATTCACTACGTCCGACGCGTTGTGGAACATATGAACTGCTCTCCAGAGGCGTACATATTTGCACTCGCGTACATTCGAAGGTTATTCGTTGCAGGTTTCCCGTTACACACTCATTCCATTTATCGCCTTCTTCTCACCGCCGTTGTCGTTGCGACGCGAGTTCGGGATGATTTTTTATTCTCCAAAAAATATTATTCAAAAGTGGGAGGCGTAACCGCTTGTGACCTCAACATGATGGAAATTCATTTTCTCGCTGATCTTCTTGAGTATCGAGTGGAGGTATCACCTGATGAGTATCGGGTTCTTTGCAATGAAATCACGGCGCTGCTGTCATCTGAAGTCTCAAAGTTTGACGGCAATTCATCAAACCCAAATAATGACACCGCTGCTGAGGGAGTTGCATCAATTCAGGAGCCGGTGGGAAACTCAAAGCCCCGTTGGATGTCGGAGTGTTGTTTATATTGGTAA